The genomic interval GAAAGAATATGTTATTTCACAAGTTACTATGGATAATACTTTTATCGAAGTTGACGACAGAGTCAATGTTGGAGATGAAGTACATTTATATCATAGACCTAACGAAATTAAAACAAAGACAGGTTTTAGTATGCTTGAACTTTTAATAGCTATATCACCTCTGAGAGTAAAAAGAATTTTTAAAGGAGAAGAAAACTAGATAATGATATTACTTTTTTTAAAATCAATAATTATTGGTATTGCTAATATAATCCCTGGAGTATCAGGAGGAACTTTAGCAGTTATGTTAAATGTCTATGATCCTATTACTGAAAAGATAGGAAATTTCTTTTTGGTTGATAGAAAGACTAAGCTTTCTTATTTTTGGTATTTATTTATAGTATTAGTAGGAGCAGCGACAGGAATTTTCCTCTTTGCCAATATTATTAAATATTCTATAACGAATTACCCTAAGATAACAGTCTCTGTGTTTACTTTACTTATATTGCCGTCTATTCCTTACATAGTAAAAGGGCTAGATTATAAAAAGAAAAAAAATATCTTAGCTTTTTGCTGTGGAGCAGCACTTATGATAATTTTTATTCTTTTAGGGCTAAAATATGGAGATAAATCTGCAGGAGCTGTTACTATACAATTAGTTAAAGGAGTTTGCTTCACAAGAGGCTACTTACTAAAATTATTTATTTGTGGTGTAGTTGCTGCAGGAGCTATGATAATACCAGGAATCTCTGGTTCATTGTTACTTATGATGCTAGGAGAATATTATAATGTTGTATATTTAATTTCTTCTTTAGCAAGTTCTTTAAAAGAAAAATCTTTTACAATTTTATCGCCCTTGATTATTTTAGCAATAGGGATTGGAGTTGGACTAGTTGTTTTCTCAAAAGCTATAAATTATTTATTAAAAAATCATAAAGAATTCACTTTGTTTTTTATAGAAGGAATAATAACTTTCTCTATAATTCAAATGTGGTTAAGTATCTAAATATATTAAGGAGTTTTTAAATGAATCCAGTATTTTTAAAATTAGGTCCAATAGAACTTCATTACTATGGGCTTATGTATGCAATAGCATTTTACATTGGTATAACTCTTGGTAAGAAAATTGCAAAAGAAAGAAATTTTGATGTTGAATTAGTTGAGAATTATGCTTTTGTTGCTATTATTTCAGGTTTAATAGGAGGAAGACTTTACTATGTACTTTTCAATCTTCCTTATTATTTAAGAAATCCTCTTGAAATTCCTGCTGTTTGGCATGGTGGAATGGCCATACATGGAGGAATAATTGGTGGAATAATTGGAACTCTTATCTATGCAAAGATTAAAAAAGTTAATCCATTGACATTGGGAGATTTTGCAGCGGGACCATTTATACTAGGGCAAGCAATTGGTAGAATAGGTAATTTTATGAATGGAGAAGTTCATGGAGTTCCAACTTTCACACCATTTTCTGTAATATTTAATTTAAAACCCAAATTCTATGAATGGTATTCATATTATCAAAATTTAGATTTAGTAGAAAAATCAAAATATAAGGAGCTTGTTCCTTGGGGAGTTATATTCCCAGAAAGTTCTCCAGCAGGAAGTGAATTTCCTAATTTACCATTACACCCTGCTATGCTTTATGAAATGGTTCTAAACCTTATAGGTTTTTTCATAATTTGGTTTATTCTAAGAAAGAAAAAAAATAAAGCACCTGGTTATATGTGGTGGTGGTATATCATAATCTATTCAATAAATAGAATAATAATAAGTTTCTTTAGAGTTGAAGACTTGATGTTCTTTAATTTTAGAGCACCTCATGTAATAAGTTTTATTTTAATTGCTATTTCAATTTTCTTTTTGAAAAAAGATAATAAAAAAATATTTTAATTTATTGACAAATTTAATAAAAAATGTTAGAATTCTTTAAGTAAAAGCCATCAAGAGAGATTGAGGGACAGGCCCGTTGAGATCTCAGCAACCTGCACATTGTGTGTGGTGCTAATTCCTGATAGATGGAGAATGATTATTAAAATAACATTTCTCTATCTGGATTGGATAGAGTTTTTTTATTGTATTATTGTGTTTTAATTTTTAAGGAGGAATGAATGAAAAAATTTACATATTTTACATCTGAATTTGTATCACCTGGACACCCAGACAAAGTTTCAGATCAAATATCAGACGCTATTTTAGATGCTTGTTTAGCAGATGACCCTAACTCAAGAGTTGCCTGTGAAGTATTTTGTACTACAGGTTTAGTTGTAGTTGGAGGAGAAATTACTACTACAACATATATCGATGTTCAAGAAATTGTTAGAAAGAAAATTGATGAAATAGGTTACAAACCAGGTATGGGATTTGACTCTAACTGTGGAACTTTAAGCTGTATTCACTCTCAATCACCTGACATCGCTATGGGAGTTGATGTTGGTGGAGCTGGAGACCAAGGAATAATGTTTGGTGGAGCTGTTAAAGAAACTGAAGAACTTATGCCTTTAGCACTTGTTCTATCAAGAGAAATCTTAGTAAGACTTACTAAAATGATGAAAGCTGGAGAAATTGCATGGGCAAGACCTGACCAAAAATCACAAGTTACTTTAGCTTATGATGAAAATGGAAACATTGACCACGTTGATTCTATTGTTGTTTCAGTTCAACATGATGAAGAAGTTTCACATGCTGAAATAGAAAAAACTATTATAGAAAAAGTGGTAAACCCTGTTTTAGAAAAATATAAATTAAATACTGATAATATCAAATACTATATCAATCCAACAGGAAGATTTGTTATTGGAGGACCTCATGGAGACACAGGTCTTACTGGAAGAAAAATTATAGTTGATACTTATGGTGGATACTTTAGACATGGTGGAGGTGCTTTCTCTGGTAAAGACCCTTCAAAAGTTGACAGATCAGCTGCTTATGCTGCTAGATGGGTTGCTAAAAACGTTGTTGCAGCAGGCTTTGCTGATAAATGTGAAATTCAATTATCTTATGCAATAGGAGTTGATAAACCTGTTTCTATAAAAGTTGATACTTTTGGAACTGCAAAAGTTGATGAAGATAAAATTTCTGAAGCAATATCAAAAGTATTTGACTTATCTCCAAGAGGAATAGAAAAAGCTCTTGAATTAAGAGAAGGTAAATTCAAATATCAAGATTTAGCTGCTTTTGGACATATAGGAAGAACTGATATAGATACTCCTTGGGAAAGACTAAATAAGATTGAAGAATTGAAAAAAGCTATTAACTTATAGGAAAGTGATGAAATGTTAAAGAAATTTTCAGAAGCTCAAGAAAAAGGCTATAACTATATGCTATTTATAGAATTGGGATATTTAACTTCAAAAAATGATTTATCTAGCTTCCAAGTAAAAGCTGTAACTATTGAAGGATATTTTGAAACAATAAAACAAATATATGACTATGTTGAAAATATAGATTTCGAAGAAACAGAAGAAAAAGATGGAAGATATGAGTGTGAAGTTTCTAATATCTATGATGTAAGTAGAAAAATATATTTTATAAAAAATGAAGGGCTTACATTTACAGAAGTAGATGACACTGATATAGTTGATAGAATTGTAAATAAAGGTCCTAAAGAAATTGTTGGAAAAAGTAAAGAATTTTTAGAAGCAAGATTATAAATAAAATAAGGGCGTAATGCCCTTATTTTTTATTTTACATATGCTAAGAATTTTTCAGATAGTTCATGTCTTCCATGAGCAAGGTCGAAGAATTCTTTTTGTAATGCTTTAGTTATAGTTTTATCTCCATTTCCAACTACTATATTATCAACAGAGTAAACAGGAGTAACTTCAGCTGCAGTACCTGTTAAGAATAATTCGTCACAGATATATAAAAGTTCTCTTGGTATAGCTTGTTCTACAACTTCATAACCTAATTTTTTTGCTAATTGAATAACTGTATCTTTTGTTATTCCTCCAAGTGCAGAAGAAGCTAAAGTTGGAGTTATTATTTTACCATTTAAAACAACAAATAGATTTTCTCCACTTCCTTCACTGACATTTCCTAAATAGTCAAGAGCAATACCTTCTTCATATCCATTATTAAGTGCTTCTAATCTAATAAGTTGAGAACTTAAATAATTTCCTCCAGCTTTTGCAAGAGAAGGTAAAGTATTAAGAGCAGGTCTTCTCCAGCTAGAAACTTGTACTCTTATTCCTTTGTTAAGTGCTTCTTCTCCTAGATATGCTCCCCAAGCCCAAGCAGCTATTGCAACATCTACTGGACATCTTGATGGAGTAACACCTAATTCAAAATAACCACGATAAGCTATTGGACGGATATATCCTTGTTCTAATTTATTAGCTTTTACAGTTTCAATTATAGCTTGTTCTATTTCTTCTACTGTATAAGGAATTTCCATTCTATATATTTTTGCAGAGTCAAAAAGTCTTTTAACATGTTCTCTTAATCTAAAAATTGCTGGTCCATTTTCTGTCTTATAGATTCTTATTCCTTCAAATACTGAGCTTCCATAGTGAACTACATGAGATAAAATATGTATGTTAGCATCATCATGTCCTACTAATTTTCCATTCATCCAAATTTTTTCTGTGTTTATCATTTCTAAATACTCCTTAAATTTTTAGTTGTACTATAATAACTTAAATTTAAAAAAAAATCAAGTTTTTTTTGAATTATTTTTCAATTTTTAAGGCTCTAAATGAATTTAAAACAGCAAGTATAGTAACTCCTGTGTCAGCAAAAACTGCCATCCACATATCAGCTATTCCTAAGGCACTTAAAATAAGAGCAATAACTTTTATTCCAAAGGCAAGAGCCATATTTTGCATTGCTATCTTCATAGTCTTTTTAGAGCTTTTAATAGCTGTTACTATCTTACTAGGTTCATCTGTCATAATAACTACATCAGCAGCCTCTATCGCAGCATCAGAGCCCATAGCACCCATAGCAATTCCCACATCTGCTCTAGCAAGAACAGGTGCATCATTTATACCGTCTCCAACAAATATTACAGAGCCTTTTGATGTTTTATTTTTTATTATTTCTTCAAATTTGCTTACTTTATCTTGAGGTAAAAGATTAGAATAAGTTTCATCTAATTCTAAGTCTTCTCCAACTTTTTTAGCTACCTTTTCCAAGTCACCTGTTAGCATTATATTCTTTTTAATTCCTATATTTTTCAATTCTTTTATTGCTTTTTTAGCATCTTCTTTTATTTCATCAGAAATTACTATGTAACCTGAAAATACATTATCAATCTCAACATAAAGTATAGTTCCTACATCAGTTACAGAAATATCCTTTGGAAGATTTACTAATTTTTCATTTCCAACAAGAACTTTTTTATTATTTATAATAGCTTCTATACCCTTACCAGAAATTTCTTTAATACTATTTATAGATGAGTTATCAATCTCTTTGTTATAGTATTTTTGTATAGATTTTGATATAGGGTGGTTTGAGCCTGATTCAGCACTAGCAACATAAAACATAAATTCATTTTCATCTATATTTTTATCATAGACTACAACTTTTTGAACATTGAAAACTCCCTTAGTTAGAGTTCCTGTCTTATCAAAAACAACTGTATCAACTTTAGCTAATGCTTCTAAATAGTTTCCTCCCTTTATTAAAACTCCTGCTTTTGAAGCTGCACCAATTCCACTAAAAAAGCTAAGTGGTACAGAAATTACAAAGGCACAAGGACAAGAAACAACTAAAAATGATAGGGCTCTAAATACCCACAATCTAAAATTATATTCTCCACTTATAATAGGTGGAAGTAAAGCTAATAATATAGCTAGTCCTATAACGATTGGTGTATATATTTTTGCAAATCTTGTTATTAATCTTTCTGATTTAGATTTTTTAGCTGCTGCATTTTCAACTAAATCCAAAACTTTGTTAACTGTGGAATCAAAGTATTCTTTTGTTACTTTTGCTGTGATTAAACCATTTATATTGATACAACCACTTAAAATATTTGCTCCTTCTCTTACTTCAACAGGAACTGATTCTCCTGTTAATGCTGAAGTATCAAGGCTTGTTTCTCCTTTTATAATTGTTGCATCTAGTGGAACTCTTTCACCAGGTCTTATTTCAATAATTTCTCCAAGCTCTACTTCATCAGGATCAACTCTTTGAGTCTTGTTATCTCTAATAACATTTGCATATTCAGGCTTTATATCCATCATAGCAGCAATAGACTTTCTTGATTTATTAATTGCATAACCTTGAAACAACTCCCCTATTTCATACAAAAGCATAACTGCAACTGCTTCTGGATATTCTCCTATTAAAATAGCTCCTAAAGTTGCCACTGTCATTAAAAAATTTTCATCTAAAAAATCTCCTCTTTCTATGTTTTTAACAGCAAGTAAGACTGTATCTTTCCCCACTAAAACATAGGCTACAAGTATTAATACAAGTTGTAGTGCTTGAGGCATTCTTATAAATAGAGTTAAAGTAAACAGTATAGCAGAAATAGCAATAATTATTTCCTTCTTTTTTTTCATAATACACCGACCATTCTATTAAAATTTGACTATGCTTTTATCATATTTACATCAGGTTCAACTTCATTCACTAATTTCTTTACTTTTTCAACAATTTCTTCCATATTTTCACTTTCAAGAGTCATTTTAGTTGTCATGAAGTTTATCATAACAGATTTAACTCCTTCTAATTTTCCAACTTTTTCTTCAATCTTAGCTGCACAATGAGCACAATTCAATCCTTCTAATTTAAAAACTTTTTTCATATTAATCCTCTCCTTTTTCTTCTTGTATATGTACTAAACCTTGTTCAAAAATTTCTTTTACGTGATTATCTGATAAAGAATAAAGAACTTCTTTTCCAGATTTTCTAAACTTTACTAAGTCTGCTTCTCTCAAAGCTCTTAATTGATGAGATACAGCAGATTTTGTCATATTTAAAACATTTGCTATATCACAAACACACATCTCACTCACATCTAATGCCCATAAAATTCTTATTCTTGTACCATCTCCTATAACTTTAAAGAAGTCTGATAAATCTCCAAGAATTTCATCATTAGGAAATTCTTTTTTTACTTTTTCAACAATTTCTTTATTTACACTATCACAATCGCAAGAATTTACAGGTTTTACTGATTTTATTGCTTTCATAGTTTCACCTCTTTTATATCAACAATTGATTATCTATTCAACTGTATATATTATAATTGAATACCTATTCAATTGTCAAGAACTTTTTTATTTTTTTCAATAAAAAAGAGAATTTTTAAGTTTTTATTCTCAAAAATTCTCTTAATTATGTCAGGTCATAGTTTATCAACACTATTTGACAAATAACCTATAAATATGTTCCATCTATATAGCTTTTCTTAAATTAATTATTTCTTATACTAAGATATATGATAATCTATTTTTTCTGTAATTTTATAAAGAATTTTTTTTAATCTTTCTATTACTACTGTTATTTCTCTGTTAACTTTATGTGTTTTTTCTAAATCATTTTTATCATAAACTCCATATTCTGAAATACTATTAACATGTGAATTAAAATAACTTTCTCCTAAAGAATTTAAGTTTTTTAATTCACTATCTGTTATTTTTTTTTCTTCTAATGTTAAATTAACTTCTTCTAAAAACTTTTTTAATTCCCTTATATATCCATCTGAATCTTTTCTCATATCTTTATATTTTTCAATTACACTTATTAGTCCTTCTACTGAGTCTCTAAGTTCTATAAAATCTTCTTCTACAAAATTTTTTCTGCTTTTTAATTCTTCCCATATCATAATTATTTAACTCCTTTCATTTATTATTTAACAGGATAACTTTTTATTACTTTACCAAAACTTTTTGAATTTGGAATAAAATATTGTTCTTGATTTAATCCTCCAAGAAATGGTCCTCCTTGATAACCCACTGATCCTTTATATTTAGGTATACCTTCTGGAAATTCAATATAATACATTGTATCCAATATTGATTTATTTGTTTCGAATCCTCTTATTTTTATTTCACCATTAGAATCAACCCACCATTTTTTGATGGCAAGATCTATTCTTGCCTGTGCTTCTGAATTCTTAGGGACTTTTGTATACCAACTTCCATAAGGATAAGTTTCATCTCCCATTCTTACAAACATCCCACTTTCATTTGAAGCATCGTTATACATCCCACCATAAAAATTATTTATTGGTAGATTTTTGCTTTCTGCTAACAGACCAGGATTGGTAGTAGCATTATATTCATATTTATTTACATCATTATATTTAGACACTATTTTTCCTGGAATTTCTTTATCCATATAATCATTCAAAAATTTATTTTCACTATCAGTTAAATTTGGATATTTAACTGAAGATTTTAGTACAGGGTTATATGGTAGCTTACTTGCTACTTTATTTGCTCCATCTGTTAACAACGGTACAGTTGCTAGTGCTCTATTTGTTATTAATGGTGCTACTAAAGCTCCGTTAGTTGCTACTGGTACAGGTTTATCATATAATACTAGAGAATTATTTCCTGTCTGATATGAAACTCTAGATATAACACTTTGACTTACTGCTCCATTTCCTACTAACATTTTAGAGCTTGAATTTGCTCCTATTAAAGTATTTGCTTCATAAGGTGTTAAAGATGTTTCAGAAATCCGTTGACCTAATGGATTTATTTTTTGTAATGATCTTTCTCCAGTTGTTAAATTTTTTTGTGAAATACTCATACTACCATCAGGATAAGTAGTTATATTTTGATAAGCTATTGTTGTCCCACCAGGTGTTCCATCATTTATAAGTACTTTACCTTGAACAGTTTTTACTTTATTTTCTAAAAGTAGTTGTTCTTCATTTGTTACTTCACTATCTGATACTAAACTAGGAACAGAAGTGAGCCACACCCAAAATCTTTTATCCAAGATTTTGGGTGTGGCTCATATCTTCTATCTATACAGTTTCTCATAAATTAATTGTATATTTTACACTAAATCATATGATACATAACTTTTTCTGTAATTTTATAAAGAATTTTTCCAAATCTTTTTTTGGCAATTTTTATTTCATCATTAGCTTTATGTGTTTTTTCTAAATTATTTTTATCATAAACATAATATGAATATATACTATTATCAACACGCGAATTAAAGTAACTTTCTCCTAAAGAATTTAAATTTTTTAGTTCCTTATCTGTTATTTTTTTTTCTTCTAATGTTAAATTAACATCAGCTAAAAAATCTTTTAAATCATCTATATATAAGCTTGAGTTATATCCCATATCTTTATATTTTTCAATTACACTTATTAGCTCTTCTACTGAGTCCCTAAGTTCTATAAAATCTTCTTCTACAAAATTTTTTCTACTTTTTAATTCTTCACATATCATAATTATTTAACTCCTTTCATTTATTATTTAACAGGATAAGTTTCTATTATTTCTCCATATTCCCAAGAATCTGGAATAAAATATTGCTCCTGATCTAACCCACCTAAAAATGGTCCTCCTTGATAACCCACTGGTCCTTTATATTTAGGTATACCTTCTGGAAATTTAATATAATACATTGTATCTAATATTGATTTCTCTGTTTCGAATCCTCTTATTTTTATTTCACCATTAGGTTTAACCCACCATTTTTTAATAGCAAGGTCTACCCTTGCTTGTGCTTCTGAATTCTTAGAGACTTTTGTATACCAGCTTCCATAAGGTTTTATTTTATCTCCCATTCTTACAAATATCCCACTTTCATTTGAAGCATCATTATACATTCCACCATAAAAATTATTTATCGGTGGATCTTTGCCTTCTGCTAATGGACCAGGATTAGTAGTAGCATTATATTCATATTTATTTACATCATTATATTTAGACACTATTTTTCCTGGCATTTCTTTATCCATATAATCATTCAAAAATTTATTTTCACTATCAGTTAAATTTGGATATTTAACTGGAGATTTTAGTACAGGGTTATATGGTAGCTTACTTGCTACTTGACTTACCTTATTTGCTTCATTTGTTAACAATGGTGCAGTTGCTAGTGCTCTATTTGTTGTTAATGGTGGTACTAAAGTTCCGTTAGTTGCTACTGGTACAGGTGTTTTATCATATAATACTAGAGAATTGTTTCCTGTCTGATATGAAACTTTAGATATAACACTTTGACTTACTGCTCCATTTCCTACTAACATTTTAGAGCTTGAATTTGCTCCTATTAAAGTGTTTGCTTCGTAAGGTGTAAAAGATGTTTCAAAAATTCGTTGACCTAATGGATTTATTTTTTGTAATGATATTTCTCCAGTTGTTAAATTTTTTTGTGAAATACTCATACTACCATCAGGATAAGTAGTTATATTTTGATAAGCTTTTGTTGTTCCACCAGGTGTTCCATCATTTATAAATACTTTACCTTGAACAGAATTTACTTTATTTTCTAAAAGTAATTGTTCTTCATTTGTTACTCCACTAGCTGATACTAAACTAGGAACAGAAGTGAGCCACACCTAAAATCTTGAATAAAAGATTTTGGGTGTGGCTCATATCTTCTATCTATACAGCTTCTCATAAATTAATTGTATATTTTACACTAAATCATATGATACATAACTTTTTCTGTAATCTTATAAAGAATTTTTCCAAATCTACTTACTGCTACTGTTATTTCTTTGTTAACTTTATGTGTTTTTTCTAAATCATTTTTATCATAAACTGCATATTCTGAAATACTATTAATATGTGAATTAAAATAACTTTCTCTTAAAGAATTTAAGTTTTTTAATTCCCTATCTGTTATTTTTTTTTCTTCTAATGTTAAATTAACTTCTTCTAAAAACTCTTTTAATTCCGTTATATATTCATCTGAATCTTTTTCCATATCTTTATATTTTTCAATTACACTTATTAGCCCTTCTACTGAGTCCCTAAGTTCTATAAAATCTTCTTCTACAAAATTTTTTCTACTTTTTAATTCTTCGCATATCATAATTATATAGCTCCTTTCATTTACTATTTAATAGGGTGACTTTTTATTACTTTACCAAAATTTCTTGAGTTTGGAATAAAATATTGTTCTTGATTTAATCCTCCAAGAAATGGTCCTCCTTGATAACCCACTGGTCCTTTATATTTAGGTATACCTTCTGGAAATTCAATATAATACATTGTATCCAATATTGATTTATCTGCTTCTAATCCTCTTATTTTTATTTCACCATCAGGTTTAACCCACCATTTTTTAATAGCAAGGTCTACCCTTGCTTCTACTTCTGAATTCTTAGAGACTTTTGTATACCAACTTCCATAGGGTTTTATTTTATCTCCCATTCTTACAAATATCCCACTTTCATTTGAAGCATCATTATACATCCCTCCATAAAAATTTTTTATTGGTGGATCATCTCCTCCTATTGATAATGGACCAGGATTGGTAGTAGCATTATATTCATATTTATTTACATCATTATATTTAGACACTATTTTTCCTGGAATTTCTTTATCCATATAATCATTCAAAAATTTATTTTCACTATCAGTTAAATTTGGATATTTAACTGAAGATTTTAGTACAGGGTTATATGGTAGCTTACTTGCTACTTTATTTACTCCATCTGTTAACAACGGTACAGTTGCTAGTGCTCTATTTGTTGTTAATGGTGGTACTAAAGCTCCGTTAGTTGCTACTGGTACAGGTGTTTTATCATATAATACTAGAGAATGGTTTCCTGTCTGATATGAAACTCTAGATATAACACTTTGACTTACTGCTCCATTTCCTACTAACATTTTAGAGCTTGAATTTGCTCCTATTAAAGTATTTGCTTCATAAGGTATTAAAGATGTTTCAAAAACCCGTTGACCTAATGGATTTATTCCTTGTGATGATATTTCTCCCGTTGTTAAATTTTCTTGAAAAATTTTCATACTTCCATCAGGATAAGTAATTCTTTTTTGATAAGCCATTGTTGTCCCACCAGGTGTTCCATCATTTATAAGTACTTTACCTTGAGATGTTTCTTTTATGACATTATATTTTTTTCCATCTGCTAAACTTCTAGTAGAAGAAATTGGTGTTTTTTGTTCTCTAAAAGAAGTATTTATTTGACTTCCTTGATTAAGATTATTAGCAAATTTTGAATTAGACAACTGATTTTCTAATCTATTTATCCCTCTACTTGAAATATTTTTTGAAATTGACGTACCAATCTGTACTCTGTCTATCAAATCATATTTTTCTTCAGTTAATAAATCCTCCCCAACAAACATCTCAATTCCTAATTTAACTTCTCCCACTCCAGGAATCATATTTGTTCCCATACTTACTAAAAATTTTATTTTCTTATAGTTTGGATCTTTTGAAAGGATATCTTTTCTATAATATTCTTTAAATTTTAAATCTTCAGGATTTGAAGCATCTCCAACATTCTCACCAAAATCAACATTAGAATAATCTTTTCCATCACTCTTTATTCCTATTACTTTATCATTCTTACTATATTGTTTCTTAAAGTAATCGTTTGTTGGCTTTCCTAAACTTTCTAATCCTTTTTCACTTCCATCTGGAACTACTTTTTGTCTTCCTTCTTTCTTTCCTATTATATGGCTTTGCTCTTCTGCTATTGTTCCTATTACTCCTGCCTTAGTACTATTAGCTGCTGATTCAGTATTTACTAGAATATATCCTATTCCTGTTTTCTTATCTACATAAGCTGTTCCATTCTTTATATAAGTATTTCCTTTTTTATCTACTCCAATTAATTGTGGAGAGTTACTTGGGTCTGTAAAAATTACTTTTACCTTATAACCTAAATCTTCTGATGCCTCTTCAAAGGCTTTTGCAATATCTTCTTGATTTTTTGCTTCTTGTAATCTTGAATCTATTAGATTATATATTACCTTAGCCTGTCTTACTTCTCCAAGTTGTTCTGATATATTTCTATCTTCTTTTCCTTGTAAATTTACTGTACTATCTACTGCATGGTAAATATCGTATATTTCATTTTTAGCTTTTTGTAAATCTTCTTTAAACTTTTCAGGATTTTTTATATAGTTAATTGTTTGAGATTCTACATTGATATTTGTTTTAAAATCTCTATCTTCTGTTATCTCTGTCATTGTATCTAAATCTCTGTTTATTTCATCTCCAGAAGATTTTTCTATTTCTACATTACCTATTACTGTATTCTTTGTTATTCCTTCTTGTTTTTTATCAGAATAATTTACTCCTATACTTGTTATTCCAGAAGTTGATACTCCTACTGAACCCCCTGCTGTTTTTAACTTATCTACATTTTCTAAGTTATGTCCTACATACTCATCTATTGATAGTTTTCCATTTTCAGTTGTACCTATCGCAGAAGCTGTATTTTCTAGCCTACCTACCTTTAAATTACTTCCATCTCCTATTATGAAAGTACTTGCATTATCTACAACTCTTCTTTCTCCATTTGTTTTAGAATAATTTGCACTTCCTGATGGTAGACCATTTGCTGATATACTTAAACTTCCACCTTTTGTACTACCCTTTGTTGTAGATGTATTTTGTTTACTTTCAATAGTTAGATTTTCTATATTACCTGTAACCATTCCACCTTCTTGGTTAAATCCAGAAAGAGTCATATTCTTTGTATTGTTATGTACTTCATCTACATTTACAAATCTACCATTTTGATAAGTAGTTCCATTGCTATTCATATTTGATTTAGAAGCTGAAATACTTACTGCATTAAATTCTGTTTGTGTTCCATCTCCATAACCAATAGTTACTCCTGTTGATATTCCACTACTTTTACCAGTAGATGAATGTGAATTATTTAATTCAACAGCTGTCTTATTAATATTTTCTACATTGTTATAGATAAACTTAGTATCTTGTGCTTGTGTTCCAACATATTCAACATTCTTTACATTGTTGTAAGTTATACTTGAATTTTCATCTTTACCTCTTATTGTTGTTACAACTGCACTTTCACTATGCGAGTTTGA from Fusobacterium pseudoperiodonticum carries:
- a CDS encoding cation transporter, with the protein product MKKVFKLEGLNCAHCAAKIEEKVGKLEGVKSVMINFMTTKMTLESENMEEIVEKVKKLVNEVEPDVNMIKA
- a CDS encoding ArsR/SmtB family transcription factor produces the protein MKSVKPVNSCDCDSVNKEIVEKVKKEFPNDEILGDLSDFFKVIGDGTRIRILWALDVSEMCVCDIANVLNMTKSAVSHQLRALREADLVKFRKSGKEVLYSLSDNHVKEIFEQGLVHIQEEKGED